DNA sequence from the Lycium ferocissimum isolate CSIRO_LF1 unplaced genomic scaffold, AGI_CSIRO_Lferr_CH_V1 ctg2550, whole genome shotgun sequence genome:
taaaaaccatcCCCGAATAACAACAATCGTGCAAAGTGCCCGTGCACTGAAAAGCGAATATTTGTGCTCTTACCCGTCCACATGTGTCCGAGCACAGGAAACTCTCTTTTCTTAAAGCCCAATTTATAATAAAACGGGCTTAGATAAAGGGCCACTTAGTTTCAACTTCAAGCCCATTATTCGTCTGCCACTGGCGAAagagaaatcccaagaaaggaATTTGACTGATTAACCCGTTTCTGTTTGTCAAACTTTCCGAAATTGCTCATTTTGAAAATTACTTTTGTCAAATAGTTTTTTAAATAAATGCTTTTGTAATGTAGTAGTTTGCGTTTGATCAATTCATTTGAGAGGTTTCTTTTTCCAGTATTTGATAGACAGACTTTGTAAGACCaatgattttaaaaaaggtTTCTTTTGTAatgtttttctctttcttcgtACATCCTATATTTTCCAACTGCTTTTGATACTGACTCAAATGGTTGGCACCAGATTAAAGTGAAAATGGAAAAAACATAGGAGTAGCTATTACTGTAGGGAGTTAACTTACCAAATAGGAATATATATTACTCCTAATCAACTACATATCCTTATGCTGTATAATAAAGACTAACACCCCCTTTTACCACATGCCAATATACTCACTACATGGCATTCGTGTTTCTACTCATCTCCCTTTGTTCCCCTTTTTCTTAAGTACATTCTTTGATCATACTAAAAGGTGTATCAAACTCCGACACCAAAGTAAGTATGGGACACCAAGTgagaaacaaaggaaaagaagaccTAGGAGGTGTATGGAGTTGCAACAGCAAACAGAGGAACTTTCCTGTGAATGGTTAAACCAGTGCATTCTGTCATATCCAAATCACCCCCCTTTGTTCCATTTGGCAATTCCCAATCAAAATCCCTCACAACATTAGCTAGTACAAGCTCATTAGAAGCCATCGCAAATGAAATTCCAGGACATCCCCTTCTTCCTGCACCAAAAGGTATCAATCCAAAATCATACCCTTTAAAATCGATCGAAGAATTCAAGAACCTCTCTGGCTTAAACTCCTCTGCATCATCCCAAATAGCCGGGTCCCTTCCAATTGCCCAACCATTTGTTATTACCATAGTTCCAGCTGCAACGTCGTATCCCATTACCTTAACATCTTGTCTGGCTTGTCGGGGAACTAACAGAGGAATCGGAGGATGTAGGCGCAAAGTTTCCTTAATTACTGCTTTTAAGTAATGCATTTTGTCTAAGTCATTCTCAGATACTATTTCATTTCTCCCTTTAGCTATATCCCTCGCTTCATTCTGAAGTTTGTTCATGGCTCCAGGATGCCTTAGAAGCTCTGTCATGGCCCATTCCAATACAGTGTAAGTTGTATCGGTTCCACCCGCAAAGACATCCTATCATAAAAATCAGTCATTTATTGCACTAATGTCACGAAATAGTTTTATTTTGTAACgaaaaatcattcaactttacataaatatatgaaagtcactaaactattttttataacaaaaaagTTCTGAACTTTGATTATCACAAAAATTTATTAGGAGGAAATTAAAGAGACATTTTATATGATACTCAGGCAAAATGAAACGACGTTTTGGTTAAAAAGAATTGCTACGTGACTATTCGTGACACACATAAGCAATGTGATTTACCACCAAAAATACCACcaaattaagtaaataatcacaTATCCATCTTTCACTTTGCCTAGTATGTTGATCACATaatttaagtaaataaaagtgtaaTTTTTAAATAGTTACGTCCCATATCAACTTTCATGTGTTTGGCTCATGGAAAAGAGTCATACAcgaacgttagaatgcgttttaattaaaaaatttaagtaaataaaagtgtgtTCTCTGATGAGATGATCACACAATTCAATATTGTCAAAATCAAATGTGCTAGAGCGCGCACtgagaaagagagagaatcACCAAAATGAGAGCTTTGATGCCATCTCTGTCAATGGAAAAGCCATCCATGTTTTGCTTGTAAATCTTAAGCAAAACATCAACAAAGTCctctcttttttcattttccactCTTTCCCCCAACAAGTCCCTCACTCTTGAATGACTATCTAAATGTTCTTCCACTACTCCTTCAAGAAACTCATCCATCTCCTTGGCAACTCTCTCCACTTTTGCTTCTAAACCACTCAGTCTATCAATCCATGCAAGTGAAGGCAAAAGAGTCCCCAGATCAAATCCACCTAATAATTCCACAAATTCCTTCATCAACTTCCTAAACTTCTCCCCACTCTCCCCTCCACTATATTTCCTCCCAAAAGCTGCTCTGCTCACAATGTCATTTGTAAGTGTCATAAACAACTCACTCAAATTCACTGCCTCTGGAGA
Encoded proteins:
- the LOC132043490 gene encoding cytochrome P450 736A117-like, coding for MFSSLQWIESLSFNSFFSSVLALSLISFLIMILLMTKTKTKNLPPSPPKLPLIGHMHKLGLYPHHSLHKLAQQYGPLMFLKLGTVNTLVVSSAEAASEIMKTHDLIFSDRPKSNVSKKLLYDYKDVSVAPYGEYWRQLRSICVLQLLSNKRVQSFRVVREEETALLLKKTREFSPEAVNLSELFMTLTNDIVSRAAFGRKYSGGESGEKFRKLMKEFVELLGGFDLGTLLPSLAWIDRLSGLEAKVERVAKEMDEFLEGVVEEHLDSHSRVRDLLGERVENEKREDFVDVLLKIYKQNMDGFSIDRDGIKALILDVFAGGTDTTYTVLEWAMTELLRHPGAMNKLQNEARDIAKGRNEIVSENDLDKMHYLKAVIKETLRLHPPIPLLVPRQARQDVKVMGYDVAAGTMVITNGWAIGRDPAIWDDAEEFKPERFLNSSIDFKGYDFGLIPFGAGRRGCPGISFAMASNELVLANVVRDFDWELPNGTKGGDLDMTECTGLTIHRKVPLFAVATPYTS